The Cystobacter fuscus DSM 2262 genome contains a region encoding:
- a CDS encoding chalcone isomerase family protein, whose product MMPKRLDGVGFGGRGARWVVGAVVAMVLFAGTAQARAVGGVRLPDAISLQGKKLLLDHIELKKLLFFELYVWGLYLEQTPGSTREAISFQGPKQLQLHFKRSIPRDELANAFRGFLSHSRVMGSADMKRQSEQLVQSLRAVNSGDSLLITYLPDQGLRVSGEGSQGAMIPGKAFADALFDAWLQENPIYDRD is encoded by the coding sequence TTCGGGGGACGGGGAGCGCGGTGGGTGGTGGGTGCGGTGGTGGCGATGGTGCTGTTCGCGGGAACGGCCCAGGCCCGGGCCGTGGGGGGCGTGCGCCTGCCGGACGCCATCTCGCTCCAAGGCAAGAAACTGCTGTTGGATCACATCGAGCTCAAGAAGCTGCTCTTCTTCGAGCTCTACGTCTGGGGGCTGTACCTGGAGCAGACGCCGGGCTCCACCCGGGAGGCCATCTCCTTCCAGGGACCCAAGCAGTTGCAGCTGCACTTCAAGCGCAGCATCCCGCGTGACGAACTGGCGAACGCCTTCCGGGGCTTCCTGTCCCACAGCAGAGTGATGGGCTCGGCGGACATGAAGCGGCAGTCGGAGCAGTTGGTGCAGTCGCTGCGCGCCGTGAACTCGGGGGACTCGCTCCTCATCACCTATCTGCCGGACCAGGGGCTGCGGGTGTCGGGCGAGGGCTCCCAGGGCGCGATGATTCCGGGCAAGGCCTTCGCCGACGCGCTCTTCGACGCCTGGCTCCAGGAGAACCCCATCTACGACCGCGACTGA
- a CDS encoding helix-turn-helix domain-containing protein yields the protein MDDLDTLKRNLGAALLAAREKAGLTQADVSSQVGIATAIYGRIERGQMLPSVPTLHRLCSTLHLSASELLGLGAGWPEQEASAREQDAELSAELLHLATLLRQLSPSELRCLAALASDIWRTRGPGKRRSPPGD from the coding sequence ATGGACGACCTCGATACGCTGAAGCGCAACCTGGGGGCGGCCCTCCTGGCGGCCCGGGAGAAGGCGGGACTGACCCAGGCGGATGTGTCCTCTCAAGTAGGGATCGCCACGGCGATCTATGGCCGGATCGAGCGCGGGCAGATGCTGCCCAGCGTGCCCACGCTCCATCGGTTGTGCTCGACGCTGCACCTGTCGGCGAGCGAACTGCTGGGGCTGGGCGCCGGTTGGCCGGAGCAGGAGGCCAGCGCGCGGGAGCAGGACGCGGAGCTGTCCGCGGAACTGCTCCACCTCGCCACGCTCCTGCGCCAGTTGTCTCCGAGCGAGCTGCGCTGCCTGGCGGCGCTCGCCTCGGACATCTGGCGCACGCGGGGCCCGGGCAAGCGCCGCTCACCACCAGGGGATTGA
- the def gene encoding peptide deformylase: MVLKIVQAGEPVLRQRARDLTPEEMTSPATRQLISLMRDTMRDAPGVGLAAPQVGVDVRLVVIEDRAEYMAGLPAAELAAREREPVDFHVLINPRLTVEDATPAEFQEGCLSVSGFLALVRRARGVRVEAFDEQGQPFSRSARGWYARILQHEVDHLDGTLYIDRMEPRSFSTLDNHRRHWASRQVADIRQALGLTP; the protein is encoded by the coding sequence ATGGTTCTGAAAATCGTCCAGGCCGGAGAACCGGTCCTGCGCCAGCGTGCGCGAGACCTCACCCCCGAGGAGATGACGAGCCCCGCCACGCGGCAGCTCATCTCCCTCATGCGCGACACCATGCGGGACGCGCCGGGGGTGGGACTGGCGGCCCCTCAGGTGGGGGTGGACGTGCGGCTGGTGGTCATCGAGGATCGAGCGGAGTACATGGCGGGCCTGCCCGCCGCGGAGCTGGCCGCGCGTGAGCGCGAGCCCGTGGACTTCCATGTCCTCATCAACCCGCGGCTCACCGTGGAGGACGCGACGCCGGCCGAGTTCCAGGAGGGGTGCCTGAGCGTCTCGGGCTTCCTCGCCCTGGTGCGTCGTGCACGCGGCGTGCGGGTGGAGGCCTTCGACGAGCAGGGCCAGCCCTTCTCCCGCTCCGCCCGCGGCTGGTACGCCCGCATCCTTCAGCACGAGGTGGATCACCTGGACGGCACGCTGTACATCGACCGGATGGAGCCGCGCAGCTTCAGCACCCTGGACAACCACCGGCGGCACTGGGCCTCGCGTCAGGTGGCGGACATCCGCCAGGCTCTGGGTCTGACGCCCTGA
- a CDS encoding Hsp70 family protein has product MPACGLDFGTSNTALALPDGTVLPVSPGYSDPRLYRSVIFFPEDERDAYTGAPAISRYLEDPSGRFIQSVKSFLHSASFRATQIRGRTWLIEDLVALLLRRVREAAAPHTGGTAPESVVLGRPALFSTDAAADTLAEQRLRRAAESAGFTQIQFLIEPIAAALSYEAQLTRDELVLVADFGAGTTDLTLMRLGPSRRGNPDRRADVVGSTGVRIGGDRFDAEIMRHSLLPRFGAGSTYRVRGFSDKRLPVPQHVMAKLLSWHEMSFIREKSTQELLELMQESSDKPAEAAALYDLVMDNLGYRLFRAIEAVKVRLSSEEETTLDFEEARIQLHERITRADFETACEPLLRELSEVTEGLLARCVGAGEVDAVFLTGGSSQIPSVRRLYTQRFGEERVRTRDAFTSVAEGLGRASASL; this is encoded by the coding sequence ATGCCCGCCTGTGGACTCGACTTCGGAACCAGCAACACGGCGCTCGCCCTCCCGGACGGAACGGTGCTCCCCGTCTCCCCCGGCTACAGCGACCCGCGCCTCTACCGCTCCGTGATCTTCTTCCCCGAGGACGAGCGCGACGCGTACACGGGAGCCCCCGCCATCTCCCGCTACCTGGAGGACCCCTCGGGCCGCTTCATCCAGTCCGTGAAGTCCTTCCTGCACAGCGCCTCCTTCCGCGCCACGCAGATTCGCGGGCGCACCTGGCTCATCGAGGACCTGGTGGCGCTGCTCTTGCGCCGCGTGCGCGAGGCCGCCGCCCCCCACACCGGCGGCACCGCCCCCGAGTCCGTGGTGCTCGGCCGCCCCGCCCTCTTCTCCACCGACGCCGCCGCGGACACGCTCGCCGAGCAGCGCCTGCGCCGCGCCGCGGAGAGCGCCGGCTTCACCCAGATTCAATTCCTCATCGAGCCCATCGCCGCCGCGCTCTCCTACGAGGCGCAGCTCACCCGCGACGAGCTCGTGCTGGTGGCGGACTTCGGCGCGGGCACCACGGACCTGACGCTCATGCGGCTGGGGCCCTCGCGCCGGGGCAATCCGGACCGGCGCGCGGACGTGGTGGGCTCCACCGGTGTGCGCATTGGTGGTGACCGCTTCGACGCGGAGATCATGCGCCACTCGCTCCTGCCGCGCTTTGGCGCCGGCTCCACCTACCGCGTGCGGGGCTTCAGCGACAAGCGGCTGCCCGTGCCCCAGCACGTCATGGCCAAGCTCTTGTCCTGGCACGAGATGTCCTTCATCCGCGAGAAGTCCACCCAGGAGCTGCTGGAGCTGATGCAGGAGTCCAGCGACAAGCCCGCCGAGGCCGCGGCCCTCTACGATCTCGTCATGGACAACCTGGGCTACCGGCTCTTCCGCGCCATCGAGGCCGTCAAGGTGCGACTGTCCTCCGAGGAGGAGACCACGCTGGACTTCGAGGAGGCGCGCATCCAGCTGCACGAGCGCATCACCCGCGCGGACTTCGAGACGGCGTGCGAGCCGCTCCTGCGCGAGCTGAGCGAGGTGACCGAGGGACTGCTCGCGCGCTGCGTGGGGGCGGGCGAGGTGGACGCGGTGTTCCTCACGGGGGGCTCCTCGCAAATTCCCTCGGTGCGCCGGCTCTACACCCAGCGCTTCGGCGAGGAGCGCGTGCGCACCCGGGATGCCTTCACCTCCGTGGCCGAGGGCCTGGGACGGGCCTCGGCCTCGCTGTGA
- a CDS encoding CHAD domain-containing protein, translating to MSPSSPSPGLDRESRRTKAARHLLTSRLADARRAEAALTRKFTPKRVHDLRVATRRLRAVLEAFRDLGDLKAREREVKRLQDALGEVRDLHVQGSWLEEVAQTGESSRRAGFQAMHARLMSPLPDKERRLRRALVRWADQTVPALERETRRLKGPGKYGGRRVRQELSHRLRQLESLMENRAKDLTPALAHALRKGVKKLRYEAELFVPALGRQVKPLVKALAPLQESLGELHDADVRLHLLQHFALHGSAAQRAAARTLLRGARAERARHAAQAGRQLGDWHDEKRTHTLCALLE from the coding sequence ATGTCCCCTTCCTCTCCTTCCCCTGGGCTGGACCGTGAGAGCCGGCGAACCAAGGCCGCCCGGCACCTGCTCACCTCGCGTCTGGCCGACGCGCGCCGGGCGGAAGCCGCCCTCACCCGGAAGTTCACCCCGAAGCGCGTCCACGACCTGCGGGTGGCCACCCGCAGGCTGCGCGCGGTGCTCGAGGCGTTCCGCGACCTCGGGGACCTGAAGGCGCGCGAGCGCGAGGTGAAGCGGCTCCAGGACGCGCTCGGCGAGGTGAGGGATCTCCACGTCCAGGGGTCCTGGCTGGAAGAGGTGGCCCAGACGGGCGAGTCCTCGAGACGCGCCGGCTTCCAGGCGATGCACGCGCGCCTGATGTCCCCTCTGCCCGACAAGGAACGGCGGCTGCGGCGCGCGCTGGTGCGCTGGGCGGACCAGACCGTCCCCGCGCTCGAGCGGGAGACGCGGCGGCTCAAGGGCCCGGGCAAGTACGGGGGGCGGCGCGTGCGCCAGGAGCTGAGCCACCGCCTGCGCCAGTTGGAATCCCTCATGGAGAACCGCGCGAAGGACCTGACCCCCGCCCTGGCGCATGCGCTGCGCAAGGGCGTGAAGAAGCTGCGCTACGAGGCCGAGCTCTTCGTCCCCGCCCTGGGCCGCCAGGTGAAGCCCCTGGTCAAGGCGCTCGCGCCCTTGCAGGAGTCACTGGGGGAGTTGCATGACGCGGACGTGAGGCTGCACCTGCTCCAGCACTTCGCCCTCCATGGCTCCGCGGCCCAGCGCGCCGCGGCACGCACGTTGCTCAGGGGCGCGCGCGCGGAGCGTGCCCGGCATGCCGCCCAGGCGGGAAGGCAGCTCGGGGACTGGCATGACGAGAAGCGCACGCACACGCTGTGTGCGCTGCTGGAGTGA
- the dps gene encoding DNA starvation/stationary phase protection protein Dps, with amino-acid sequence MTTKFPSHINLPREARSELIDLLNTCLATAVDLHWQVKQAHWNIRGNHFISRHLLFDKVADHVREHADKFAERAGALGGYAEGTIRLAIKNSELEEYDLSAVNGDDHVRVVVDRVSRYAATIREGIQRCDELNDPVTADLLTQVLGTVEEDLWFLESHLYGSANIAREETGPSAIREETSSSPNA; translated from the coding sequence ATGACCACCAAGTTTCCCAGCCACATCAACCTGCCGCGCGAGGCCCGCTCCGAGCTGATCGATCTGCTCAACACCTGCCTGGCGACGGCTGTGGACCTGCACTGGCAGGTCAAGCAAGCGCACTGGAACATCCGCGGCAACCACTTCATCAGCCGCCATCTGCTCTTCGACAAGGTGGCCGACCACGTGCGCGAGCACGCCGATAAGTTCGCCGAGCGCGCCGGGGCCCTGGGCGGCTACGCGGAGGGCACCATCCGGCTGGCCATCAAGAACAGCGAGCTGGAGGAGTACGACCTGAGCGCCGTGAACGGGGATGACCATGTCCGCGTCGTCGTCGACCGGGTGTCGCGCTACGCGGCCACCATCCGCGAGGGCATCCAGCGCTGCGACGAGCTCAATGATCCGGTCACCGCGGATCTGCTCACGCAGGTGCTCGGCACGGTGGAGGAGGACCTGTGGTTCCTCGAGAGCCACCTGTATGGCTCGGCCAACATCGCCCGCGAGGAGACCGGGCCCTCCGCCATCCGCGAGGAGACCAGCTCCTCGCCCAACGCCTGA
- a CDS encoding esterase/lipase family protein: MATKHYILLVPGFFGFANLGELLYFGHVRDYFVAEMKARGVDVEVVQVLTHPTGSIRTRAGDLLKSIEAHVKDDDCPIHLVGHSTGGLDARLFVSPGVLLGDDMDVERFARRVRTVVTLSTPHAGTPLASFFLGLFGQKLLQLLSLFTVYVLRFGRLPLSVAFRFGSLITRWDEQLGFRPTLLDQLFEQLLGDFSAERREELVRFLGDVGNDASLVPQLTPEGIDLFNASCQDRPGVRYGSVITQARPPSLRTRLGAGLDPYAQITHTVYAFLYGRTQRMPLTAIAPPTPAQTAALVEAYGALPGPQACDGIVPTRSQVYGRVLAAVRADHLDAIGHFDQPAHRPPHVDWLISGSGFRRLHFERLWRTVVDFILLQT; the protein is encoded by the coding sequence ATGGCGACGAAGCACTACATCCTCTTGGTTCCCGGCTTCTTCGGCTTCGCCAACCTGGGAGAGCTGCTGTACTTCGGGCACGTGCGCGACTACTTCGTCGCGGAGATGAAGGCCCGGGGCGTGGACGTCGAGGTGGTGCAGGTGCTCACCCACCCTACCGGCTCCATCCGCACGCGGGCGGGGGACCTGCTCAAGTCCATCGAAGCCCATGTGAAGGACGACGACTGCCCCATCCACCTCGTCGGCCACTCCACCGGAGGGCTCGATGCCCGGCTCTTCGTCAGCCCCGGAGTGCTCCTGGGCGATGACATGGACGTGGAGCGCTTCGCCCGCCGGGTGCGCACGGTGGTGACGCTGTCCACGCCCCACGCGGGCACGCCGCTCGCGTCCTTCTTCCTCGGGCTCTTCGGCCAGAAGCTGCTGCAACTGCTGTCGCTCTTCACCGTGTACGTGTTGCGCTTCGGCCGGCTGCCCTTGAGCGTGGCCTTCCGCTTCGGCAGCCTCATCACCCGGTGGGACGAGCAGCTCGGCTTCCGCCCCACCCTGTTGGATCAGCTCTTCGAGCAGCTCCTGGGCGACTTCTCCGCCGAGCGCCGCGAGGAGCTGGTGCGCTTCCTCGGGGACGTGGGCAATGACGCGTCGCTGGTCCCCCAGCTCACGCCCGAGGGCATCGACCTGTTCAACGCGAGCTGCCAGGACCGGCCCGGGGTGCGCTACGGCTCCGTCATCACCCAGGCCCGGCCTCCCTCGCTGCGCACGCGGCTGGGCGCGGGGTTGGACCCCTACGCGCAGATCACCCACACCGTCTATGCCTTCCTGTACGGGCGTACCCAGCGCATGCCCCTCACCGCCATTGCGCCGCCCACGCCCGCGCAGACCGCGGCGCTGGTGGAGGCCTACGGGGCCCTGCCGGGTCCCCAGGCGTGTGATGGCATCGTCCCCACGCGCTCGCAGGTCTACGGCCGGGTGCTGGCGGCCGTGCGCGCGGATCACCTGGACGCCATCGGCCACTTCGACCAGCCCGCGCACCGGCCGCCCCATGTGGACTGGCTCATCTCGGGCTCGGGCTTCCGCCGGCTCCATTTCGAGCGCCTGTGGCGCACCGTGGTGGACTTCATCCTCCTGCAGACGTGA
- a CDS encoding S46 family peptidase produces the protein MWTYDAFPREAVKAAHGFEPSQDWLDRVRLSSVRLAGGCSASFVSPEGLVMTNHHCIRSCVEDLSSPKRDYLATGFFAREPKDELRCPKVEANQLVEMTDVTARLQGATKGLEGAAFNTALNAEMSRIEGECATGPEWRCDVVTLFHGGRYQLYKYRRFQDVRLVFAPEFSMAAFGGDADNFNFPRYGFDAAFLRVWDTTGQPLKTDTYLPWAKEGAKEGDLVFVSGHPGGTERQSTVAELEFQREVALPYTLLHLAEMRGMLREYASGSPERWRTTRAKLRSVENSLKALRGRHQALAEPSLLAGKRQAEADLRAKVNAAPALKATTAGAWDAMARALESYRPLLASYRLKEAGDGFPSELFTLARQLVRAADELPKPNAERLREYTDGQLPGLRQQLLREAPITPELEERLLTFGFNKLRETLGADDAFVREVLGREAPEDLARALVKGTRLFDVKERKRLFEGGAAAVAASKDPMILLARRVDGLSREVRTRYEDSVESVLKKNGELLAKARLAVYGTTGYPDATFTLRLSYGMVKGWREDTKTVAPLTTFAGAYARHTGKEPFRLPDTWLKARGKVPDDTPLDVATTNDIIGGNSGSPLVDREGRVVGLIFDGNLPSLGGRYAYVPETNRAVGVHGEGLLRALEHVYGAGRLVKELREHQR, from the coding sequence ATGTGGACCTATGATGCCTTTCCCCGGGAGGCGGTGAAGGCCGCCCACGGCTTCGAGCCTTCCCAGGACTGGCTCGACCGGGTGCGGCTGTCCTCGGTGCGGCTGGCGGGCGGATGCTCCGCGAGCTTCGTGTCGCCCGAGGGCCTGGTGATGACCAATCACCACTGCATCCGCTCGTGCGTGGAGGACCTGTCCTCGCCCAAGCGCGACTACCTCGCCACGGGGTTCTTCGCCAGGGAGCCCAAGGACGAGCTGCGCTGCCCCAAGGTGGAGGCCAACCAGCTCGTGGAGATGACGGACGTCACCGCGCGCCTCCAGGGCGCGACGAAGGGTCTGGAGGGCGCGGCCTTCAACACCGCGCTCAACGCGGAGATGTCGCGCATCGAGGGCGAGTGCGCCACCGGGCCCGAGTGGCGCTGTGACGTGGTGACGCTGTTCCACGGGGGGCGCTACCAGCTCTACAAGTACCGCCGCTTCCAGGACGTGCGCCTGGTCTTCGCGCCCGAGTTCTCCATGGCCGCTTTCGGTGGGGACGCGGACAACTTCAACTTCCCCCGCTACGGCTTCGACGCGGCCTTCCTGCGTGTGTGGGACACCACGGGCCAGCCGTTGAAGACAGACACCTATCTGCCCTGGGCGAAGGAGGGGGCGAAGGAGGGAGACCTGGTCTTCGTCTCCGGCCACCCGGGCGGCACCGAGCGCCAGAGCACCGTGGCGGAGCTGGAGTTCCAGCGCGAGGTGGCGCTGCCGTACACGCTCCTGCACCTGGCCGAGATGCGGGGCATGCTGCGCGAGTACGCCTCGGGTTCGCCCGAGCGCTGGCGTACGACCCGGGCGAAGCTGCGCTCCGTGGAGAACAGCCTGAAGGCGCTGCGCGGCCGGCATCAGGCCCTGGCCGAGCCCTCGCTGCTCGCGGGCAAGCGTCAGGCGGAGGCGGATCTGCGCGCGAAGGTGAACGCGGCGCCGGCGCTCAAGGCCACCACGGCGGGCGCCTGGGACGCCATGGCGCGTGCGCTGGAGTCCTACCGGCCCCTGCTCGCGAGCTACCGGCTGAAGGAGGCGGGAGACGGCTTTCCCTCGGAGCTGTTCACCCTGGCCCGGCAGCTCGTGCGCGCGGCGGACGAGCTGCCCAAGCCCAACGCCGAGCGGCTGCGCGAGTACACCGACGGCCAGCTTCCCGGCCTGCGCCAGCAACTGCTGCGCGAGGCGCCCATCACCCCGGAGCTGGAGGAGCGGCTGCTCACCTTCGGCTTCAACAAGCTGCGCGAGACGCTCGGGGCGGATGACGCGTTCGTGCGTGAGGTGCTCGGCCGCGAGGCGCCGGAGGACCTGGCGCGCGCGCTGGTGAAGGGCACGCGGCTGTTCGACGTGAAGGAGCGCAAGCGGCTGTTCGAGGGCGGCGCGGCGGCGGTCGCGGCGTCGAAGGATCCGATGATCCTCCTGGCGCGCCGGGTGGATGGCCTGTCGCGCGAGGTGCGCACGCGCTACGAGGACTCGGTGGAGTCGGTGCTCAAGAAGAATGGCGAGCTGCTCGCGAAGGCGCGGCTGGCGGTCTACGGCACCACGGGCTACCCGGATGCCACCTTCACCCTGCGCCTGAGCTACGGCATGGTGAAGGGCTGGCGGGAAGACACGAAGACCGTGGCGCCGTTGACGACGTTCGCGGGAGCCTATGCGCGTCACACGGGCAAGGAGCCCTTCCGGCTGCCGGACACGTGGCTCAAGGCCAGGGGCAAGGTGCCCGACGACACGCCCCTGGACGTGGCCACCACCAACGACATCATCGGCGGCAACTCGGGCTCTCCCCTGGTGGATCGCGAGGGCCGGGTGGTGGGGCTCATCTTCGACGGCAACCTGCCATCGCTCGGCGGCCGGTACGCCTACGTGCCGGAGACCAACCGCGCGGTGGGCGTCCATGGCGAGGGCCTGCTGCGCGCGCTCGAGCACGTCTACGGAGCCGGGCGGCTCGTGAAGGAGCTGCGCGAGCACCAGCGCTGA
- a CDS encoding HEAT repeat domain-containing protein, translated as MDVAELYRVALCASDPRSGALAGLGETGRASDASLLVPFLSHPRVAMRREAVTALGRLGAEGHEETLSALSRDPVSSVARAAAQALARGPFQGAQLPK; from the coding sequence GTGGATGTCGCCGAGCTGTACCGGGTCGCGCTGTGCGCGAGCGACCCAAGGTCCGGAGCGCTCGCCGGGTTGGGGGAGACGGGCCGCGCCTCGGACGCGTCGCTGCTGGTGCCCTTCCTCTCCCACCCGCGTGTGGCGATGCGGCGCGAGGCCGTCACGGCCCTGGGCAGGTTGGGCGCTGAAGGCCACGAGGAGACACTGAGCGCGCTCTCGAGGGATCCGGTCTCGAGCGTTGCGCGAGCCGCGGCCCAGGCCCTGGCCCGGGGCCCATTCCAAGGCGCCCAACTCCCGAAGTAA
- a CDS encoding transposase, which yields MRRVFLLLVLLLDPHRLVFLDETGCHISMTRTHARAPPGVRVVEHVPRNRGVVTTVLGAMALDGIRALMTIEGATTADVFEAFVESMLVPRLNPGDIVVMDNVGALWNKFKELLRSMAARTPRELDHAIAEAMALTTLEDIASWFKHCGYKI from the coding sequence CTGCGACGTGTCTTCCTCCTGCTGGTTCTGCTGCTCGACCCCCATAGGCTCGTCTTCCTCGACGAAACCGGCTGCCACATCAGCATGACGCGTACTCACGCACGAGCCCCTCCGGGGGTGCGAGTGGTGGAACATGTCCCCAGAAACCGGGGTGTCGTCACCACCGTACTGGGCGCCATGGCCCTGGACGGCATCCGGGCGCTGATGACCATCGAAGGAGCCACCACAGCCGATGTCTTCGAGGCGTTTGTCGAGTCCATGCTCGTGCCCAGGCTCAACCCGGGCGATATCGTCGTGATGGATAATGTGGGCGCGCTTTGGAACAAGTTCAAAGAACTGCTCAGGAGCATGGCCGCGCGTACCCCGCGGGAACTTGATCATGCCATCGCTGAGGCCATGGCTCTCACCACCCTCGAGGACATCGCTAGCTGGTTCAAGCATTGTGGATATAAAATATAG
- a CDS encoding helix-turn-helix domain-containing protein has product MPRPYSMDLRERAVAAYKRGGRTLEEVAAEFSVSEKTLAHWLKLEAETGSLKPRPRGGGHFSPIQGEVLETLQHQVRMRPDATVQEHFEALVARTQVHTSRSAVMRALRRQGLGLKKSHS; this is encoded by the coding sequence ATGCCACGGCCCTATTCGATGGACCTACGTGAGCGAGCCGTTGCAGCATACAAGCGTGGTGGCAGAACACTAGAGGAGGTGGCTGCCGAGTTTAGTGTCAGCGAAAAAACACTCGCTCATTGGCTGAAACTCGAGGCAGAGACGGGAAGCCTCAAGCCTCGACCGAGGGGCGGGGGCCACTTCTCGCCCATCCAAGGAGAAGTCCTGGAGACGCTCCAGCACCAGGTACGCATGCGGCCCGATGCCACGGTGCAGGAGCATTTCGAAGCGCTGGTCGCTCGCACCCAGGTCCACACCAGCCGCTCCGCGGTCATGCGAGCCCTGCGGCGTCAAGGACTGGGGCTGAAAAAAAGTCACTCGTAG
- a CDS encoding RICIN domain-containing protein has translation MTVLLGVELYVGAKIGGHMGSIRMRHLKKFTATVLMAASVPALAGNDRADASFDGYNRAFLVKSGGQTFYKKSINDGRYDETFLAALDIQVAEDAYERTGRPDQKALINDLCKTFLVNYPPNWSWNGWNDDIGWFALALVRGYQITGNTEFLNAAKSGFDMAWARGWNTQYNGGGIWEEQPYSGNDPRKEPLSNDSLGKVAVLLYQSTYDRWYLDRATQIYDWVTSHLYDANSGQVYTAVYPDGRLIKDAQAYNQGTFADYAHLLYLTTGNARYYNDAKKAIDYVRNNLTTNGIITTNRTDLDTWADEVARAVGHYARDTRQWDNYYPWMVQNADAIWNNRRTDYNLTWNAWAQKTPSDNTLKTPKHDSAVAWLQYTPVAKPNAIGGIHAIVSKPTGLAIDNGGKNGDGAGIIQWGLNYGQNQKWLFTQNDDSSWNIVSLSSFKALDVPAGNTANDTQLIQWFPNRNDNQRWWVDVQADGSYKIWNKATGGVLDSSNATTNGYKLVQWGWNGGEAQRWYLK, from the coding sequence ATGACTGTGCTGTTGGGTGTGGAGTTGTACGTTGGTGCGAAGATTGGAGGACACATGGGTTCAATCCGCATGCGGCATTTGAAGAAGTTCACGGCGACCGTGTTGATGGCGGCCAGCGTCCCGGCTCTGGCCGGCAACGACAGGGCGGATGCCTCTTTCGATGGGTACAACCGGGCCTTCCTGGTCAAGTCCGGAGGCCAGACCTTCTACAAGAAGTCCATCAACGATGGCAGGTATGACGAAACCTTTCTCGCCGCCCTGGACATCCAGGTTGCCGAGGATGCCTACGAGCGCACGGGACGCCCTGACCAGAAGGCGCTCATCAACGACCTGTGCAAGACCTTTCTGGTCAATTACCCCCCGAACTGGTCCTGGAACGGCTGGAACGACGACATCGGCTGGTTCGCGTTGGCGTTGGTTCGCGGTTACCAGATCACGGGGAACACCGAGTTCCTGAACGCGGCCAAGTCTGGTTTCGACATGGCCTGGGCCCGTGGCTGGAACACGCAGTACAACGGCGGAGGCATCTGGGAGGAGCAACCCTATAGCGGTAACGACCCCCGCAAAGAGCCTCTTTCCAACGACAGCCTGGGAAAAGTGGCGGTGCTGCTGTATCAAAGCACGTATGACCGCTGGTACCTGGATCGTGCGACCCAGATCTATGATTGGGTGACCAGCCATCTGTATGATGCCAACAGCGGCCAGGTCTACACCGCTGTGTATCCAGACGGCCGCCTCATCAAGGACGCACAGGCTTACAACCAGGGTACGTTCGCCGACTACGCCCATCTGCTGTATCTGACGACCGGCAACGCCCGGTACTACAACGACGCCAAGAAGGCGATCGACTACGTCAGGAACAACCTGACGACGAATGGCATCATCACCACCAACAGGACTGATCTGGACACCTGGGCCGATGAAGTGGCGCGCGCCGTCGGACATTACGCTCGCGACACTCGCCAGTGGGACAACTACTACCCGTGGATGGTCCAGAATGCAGACGCCATCTGGAACAACCGCCGCACCGACTACAACCTCACCTGGAACGCTTGGGCCCAGAAGACGCCCAGCGACAACACCCTCAAGACCCCCAAGCACGACAGCGCCGTGGCGTGGCTGCAGTACACTCCCGTCGCCAAGCCCAACGCGATTGGCGGAATCCACGCCATCGTCAGCAAGCCGACTGGCCTGGCCATTGACAATGGGGGGAAGAATGGCGATGGGGCCGGGATCATTCAGTGGGGCCTGAACTACGGCCAGAATCAGAAATGGCTCTTCACGCAAAATGACGATTCCTCCTGGAACATCGTCAGCCTCTCCAGCTTCAAGGCGCTGGATGTACCGGCGGGCAACACGGCGAATGACACACAGCTGATCCAGTGGTTCCCCAACCGCAATGACAACCAGCGCTGGTGGGTGGATGTGCAAGCAGACGGCAGCTACAAGATCTGGAACAAGGCGACCGGCGGCGTTCTGGACAGTTCAAATGCCACCACCAACGGCTACAAGCTGGTTCAGTGGGGCTGGAATGGTGGCGAGGCGCAGCGCTGGTACTTGAAGTAG